Proteins from a genomic interval of Acanthopagrus latus isolate v.2019 chromosome 7, fAcaLat1.1, whole genome shotgun sequence:
- the bmp7b gene encoding bone morphogenetic protein 7b isoform X3 has product MKRPIDGTKQCLPLQAKVEHDKEFLPVRRHHREFRFDLSRIPEGEAVTAAEFRIYKDFIHERFDNETFRISVYQVLEEHSDRESDLFLLDSRVIWAAEEGWLVFDVTATSNHWVLNPGRNLGLQLALDSTNGESINPRVAGLIGRSGPQNKQPFMVAFFKATEVHLRSIRSASGGAKQRNPNRSKGAKSQEALRVANVAENSSTDQKQACKKHELYVSFRDLGWQDWIIAPEGYAAYYCEGECAFPLNSYMNATNHAIVQTLVHFINPETVPKPCCAPTQLHAISVLYFDDSSNVILKKYRNMVVRACGCH; this is encoded by the exons TGGAACATGATAAAGAGTTCCTGCCAGTGCGGCGGCATCACAGAGAGTTCAGGTTCGACCTGTCGCGGATCCCGGAGGGCGAGGCGGTCACCGCGGCGGAGTTCCGAATATACAAAGACTTCATCCACGAACGTTTCGACAATGAGACCTTTCGCATCAGCGTCTaccaggtgctggaggagcacTCAGACAG GGAGTCGGACCTGTTTCTGCTGGACTCGCGGGTGATCTGGGCAGCAGAGGAGGGCTGGTTGGTGTTTGACGTGACAGCCACCAGCAACCACTGGGTCCTGAACCCTGGCAGGAACCTGGGTCTGCAGCTGGCCCTGGACAGCACGAATG GAGAGAGCATCAACCCTCGCGTGGCCGGGCTGATCGGTCGCAGTGGGCCTCAGAATAAACAGCCCTTCATGGTGGCCTTCTTCAAAGCCACCGAGGTGCACCTGCGAAGCATCCGCTCGGCGTCAGGGGGGGCCAAGCAACGCAACCCCAACCGCTCCAAAGGGGCCAAGAGCCAAGAGGCGCTCAGAGTGGCCAACGTTGCAG AAAACAGCAGTACGGATCAGAAGCAGGCGTGTAAGAAGCACGAGCTCTACGTCAGTTTCAGAGATTTGGGGTGGCAG GACTGGATCATCGCGCCGGAGGGATACGCAGCGTACTATTGCGAGGGAGAGTGCGCCTTCCCTCTGAACTCCTACATGAACGCCACAAACCATGCCATTGTGCAAACCCTT GTTCATTTTATCAACCCGGAGACAGTCCCCAAGCCTTGCTGCGCCCCCACGCAGCTCCACGCCATCTCAGTGCTCTACTTCGATGACAGCTCCAACGTCATCCTCAAGAAATACCGCAACATGGTGGTCAGAGCTTGTGGCTGCCACTAG
- the irf10 gene encoding interferon regulatory factor 10 has translation MEPGAKMHMKEWLIAQIESGKYAGLCWEDEDKTMFRIPWKHAAKKDYRQTADAALFKAWAVYKGKYREGRDKADPTMWKTRLRCALNKSTDFQEVPERNQLDITEPYKVYLIQHSNMPNRQAEPPQKNEQVRSPKSPGFPDKQLYNQKESFQAKKGEEKPLTDNPLREHMYCELTGQKPQNQGQAPVTFISPALTVSDFRMQVTLLYHGQRAMKVTTTSPDGCFIMQGIVPLGNERIYGPCTAQQLSFPSPSSVSLPPILAEAMNRLLCHLERGVLLWVAPDGVFIKRFCQGRVYWNGPMAKHTDRPNKLDREKTFKLLDIPTFLNELQSCLHGKGPTPSYEIELCFGEEYPDPNEPKTRKLIMAQVVPLFAVELLQRFNLGETEEKRPTHTSNTDGEKM, from the exons ATGGAACCGGGAGCCAAGATGCACATGAAAGAGTGGCTGATAGCTCAGATAGAGAGCGGGAAGTATGCGGGACTGTGCTGGGAGGACGAGGACAAGACCATGTTCAGGATCCCGTGGAAGCACGCAGCCAAGAAGGACTACAGGCAGACGGCGGATGCGGCTCTGTTCAAG GCCTGGGCGGTGTACAAGGGGAAGtacagggaggggagggacaaaGCTGACCCCACCATGTGGAAGACCCGTCTCCGCTGTGCACTCAACAAGAGCACAGACTTCCAGGAGGTCCCTGAACGCAACCAGCTTGACATTACTGAACCCTACAAAGTCTACCTGATCCAGCACAGCAACATGccaaacaggcaggcag agcCGCCACAGAAAAATGAACAAGTGAGGTCTCCAAAGAGTCCTGGTTTTCCAGACAAGCAA CTTTATAATCAGAAGGAATCTTTTCAAGcgaaaaaaggagaagaaaaaccaTTGACGG ATAATCCGTTGAGGGAACACATGTATTGTGAGCTCACAGGACAAAAACCTCAAAATCAGGGCCAGGCTCCTGTAACCTTCATCAGCCCCGCACTGACTGTATCAG acTTTCGTATGCAGGTGACGTTGTTGTACCACGGCCAGAGGGCGATGAAAGTGACCACCACGAGCCCCGACGGGTGCTTCATCATGCAGGGCATCGTCCCCCTGGGTAATGAGCGTATCTACGGACCCTGCACTGCCCAGCAGCTCTCCTTCCCTTCCCCCAGCTCCGTATCCCTGCCGCCAATTTTGGCTGAAGCAATGAACCGCCTTCTTTGTCACCTGGAAAGGGGTGTGCTATTATGGGTGGCCCCAGATGGGGTGTTCATCAAACGGTTCTGTCAGGGCAGGGTGTACTGGAACGGTCCCATGGCCAAGCACACTGACCGGCCCAACAAACTGGACAGAGAAAAGACCTTCAAACTGCTTGATATACCTACGTTTCTCAACG agctgcagagctgtttACACGGGAAGGGTCCGACACCGTCCTATGAGATTGAGCTCTGCTTCGGGGAGGAGTATCCGGACCCCAACGAACCAAAAACCAGGAAGCTGATCATGGCGCAG GTGGTGCCCCTGTTTgcggtggagctgctgcagaggttcAACTTGGGAGAGACTGAGGAAAAGCGGCCGACTCACACATCCaacacagatggagagaagatgTAG
- the zmp:0000000926 gene encoding ataxin-1-like — protein sequence MNPSPDRGKECLPPKKRESRQGSTDHQVPLDEFKPPVPLRNRSSIGGGEGGREANDRDRALINPNPHLLHTPPPLPAPAPGLPLPLPWHLGYSPSVSLPLFPGQVGERRGSGSPAWRDDPLSSPLTHHSRWLRGEGPLSLPPSPSSSSTSSFKTPFPADSREMWSYINSSRRETSSSLFSPSYLFSPHSLYPQEPSLVEARHRYLGKRPNGLDGPGSRTVSTSRPLLTGDYGNDSSRTRLDISPHSSHTNGGRRQQEDLTPRGHSGGPFLSDSQAQEVSEPHSSLQDRHPHGIVKTSSNLLSTSPHPLGLVPRASRGGLLDPLGATPAEAQIYYSLGSVCHPSPQAQAYPLYSPSGTPLYNLHREPGPRQHNLRNSPHSPVGLNSHDRSQRDRDRDQERDRDKVLQRDRERGKDKDKEKHLQHDKDQERDSERERRRDRERDRGRELSPSHHHTSPPALHPSPPALLPHFTKGSLIELASGRLKRVEELRTEDFLRSADTSPEFHLSTCTVLLISPSSSQGFSHLQVHLTDLNTQELLKVLVEYPFFVQDRGWSSCCPQRTSQLYGLPCRQLMEGDVCLALTPTPTQTHRTHTRTGSRTHRTQHPSRSAGESSSSHREEMPPPPPPPPLPHHPAPTAPAPPRALAAEPPVPEQPRPRKRRWSAPDTLPSTGADAPGLLDLPHGSKLMKWQ from the exons ATGAATCCCAGCCCCGACCGCGGCAAAGAGTGCCTCCCTCCCAAGAAGAGGGAGTCTCGGCAAGGATCAACAGACCACCAAGTCCCTCTGGACGAGTTTAAACCACCTGTGCCACTCCGGAATCGGTCGAGCAtagggggaggggagggaggcagggaggccAATGACAGGGACCGAGCTCTGATTAACCCGAACCCCCATCTCCTACACACTCCTCCACCCCTTCCTGCTCCAGCGCCAGGACTCCCCCTGCCCTTACCATGGCACCTGGGCtactctccctctgtctctcttcccctTTTCCCAGGGCAGGTCGGCGAAAGGAGGGGCTCAGGGTCTCCTGCCTGGAGAGATgatcctctctcctcacccctgACCCACCACTCCCGGTGGCTTCGAGGAGAAGGGCCCCTCTCCTTGCCACcatccccatcctcctcctctacttCCTCCTTCAAGACTCCTTTCCCAGCCGATTCTCGAGAGATGTGGTCCTACATTAACAGCAGCCGACGAGAaaccagctcctctctcttctccccgtCATATTTGTTTAGCCCCCACTCTCTCTACCCCCAAGAGCCAAGCTTAGTTGAAGCTAGACACAGGTACTTGGGCAAGAGGCCCAACGGCCTGGATGGGCCAGGCAGCAGGACTGTCTCAACCTCCAGGCCTCTGCTCACAGGAGATTATGggaatgacagcagcagaaccaggCTGGACATTAGTCCACACAGCTCCCACACCAATGGTGGACGGAGACAGCAGGAAGATCTAACACCCCGTGGCCATTCTGGAGGGCCATTTTTGTCAGACTCTCAAGCTCAGGAGGTCTCTGAGCCACATTCCTCACTGCAGGACAGGCATCCGCATGGGATAGTGAAGACCAGCTCAAATTTACTCTCCACCAGTCCCCATCCCCTGGGACTAGTCCCTAGGGCTAGTAGAGGGGGACTACTGGACCCCTTAGGGGCCACACCAGCTGAGGCCCAGATCTACTACTCCTTGGGATCAGTGTGCCACCCCAGCCCTCAGGCCCAGGCTTACCCACTCTACAGCCCCTCAGGAACACCTCTGTACAACCTGCACAGGGAGCCAGGCCCCAGGCAGCACAATCTAAGGAACTCACCACACTCACCCGTGGGTCTGAACAGCCATGACAGGTCGCAGAGAGACCGGGACAGAGACCAAGAAAGAGACCGAGACAAAGTCCTACAAAGGGACAGGGAGCGaggcaaagacaaagacaaagagaagcacCTACAACATGACAAAGACCAAGAAAGAGACAGTGAGCGTGAGAGACGAcgggacagagaaagagacagagggagagagttaTCTCCTTCCCATCATCACACCTCACCCCCTGCCCTTCACCCATCTCCCCCAGCGCTCCTACCTCACTTCACCAAGGGTTCCCTGATCGAGTTGGCCAGCGGGCGGTTGAAACGGGTGGAGGAGCTGCGGACGGAGGACTTCCTGAGGAGTGCGGACACGTCTCCGGAGTTCCACCTCAGCACCTGCACTGTGCTGCTGATTTCTCCCAGCAGTTCACAGGGCTTCAGCCACCTGCAGGTTCACCTCACAGACCTCAACACTCAG GAGTTACTGAAGGTCTTGGTGGAGTATCCGTTCTTTGTGCAGGACCGAGGCTGGTCTTCTTGCTGTCCCCAGAGAACCTCACAGCTGTATGGCCTGCCATGTCGGCAGCTCATGGAGGGGGACGTCTGCCTGGCTCTTACCCCTACGCCAACCCAAACCCAtcggacacacacacgtaccgGCTCAAGGACCCATCGCACCCAACATCCCTCAAGGTCTGCAGGAGAGTCCAGCAGCTCGCACAGAGAGGAGatgcccccccctcctccaccgccCCCTCTTCCTCACCATCCGGCTCCCACAGCGCCGGCGCCTCCACGCGCTCTGGCTGCAGAGCCTCCCGTTCCGGAGCAGCCACGTCCACGCAAACGGCGCTGGTCTGCCCCAGACACCCTCCCCTCAACTGGAGCTGATGCTCCCGGCCTCCTGGATTTACCTCATGGCTCCAAGCTAATGAAGTGGCAGTAG